The Novipirellula artificiosorum genome includes a region encoding these proteins:
- a CDS encoding endonuclease domain-containing protein, producing MTKRNPIEDARELRKRQTEAEVLLWSMLRAKQVCGLKFRRQYPEPPYILDFACHAKKFAVEIDGGYHDDQYEKDQQRERYLIDKGWDIIRFPNEDVLGDVESVAIVIAKHLGLKYEFKKRPGGISSVLHRQRIHTDQEQRRPQP from the coding sequence ATGACCAAACGAAACCCTATCGAAGACGCTCGCGAACTTCGCAAGCGGCAAACGGAAGCAGAGGTTTTGTTGTGGAGTATGCTGCGTGCGAAACAGGTATGCGGTTTGAAATTTCGTCGCCAATATCCCGAGCCGCCCTACATCCTCGACTTTGCCTGCCATGCCAAAAAGTTCGCCGTTGAAATCGACGGTGGGTACCACGACGACCAATACGAGAAAGATCAACAACGAGAAAGGTATTTGATCGACAAAGGATGGGACATCATCCGTTTTCCGAACGAAGACGTCTTAGGCGATGTTGAATCGGTGGCAATCGTCATCGCCAAACATCTTGGATTGAAATACGAATTCAAGAAACGTCCGGGCGGAATATCGAGCGTGTTGCATCGCCAACGGATTCATACGGATCAAGAACAACGAAGGCCCCAACCGTGA